A region of Drosophila suzukii chromosome 2L, CBGP_Dsuzu_IsoJpt1.0, whole genome shotgun sequence DNA encodes the following proteins:
- the CycE gene encoding G1/S-specific cyclin-E isoform X1, producing MGLNAKSVCSTSSTEPNGSIVTTAPSNGEASSSIVVVVSSSSNISSSISPNPNPNQSPSSSATQLEEELPGTSAASKSVEMCSCDNQNLATSTAATSNGNKRKRRLSSDSNEDAKDPELGFEPPSAKRQQRLPALYGSDQGNLSSVASSVYTSPIVSVDGQSTQELLSIRSSPAEELPEAPHSPLPDSPDSPPSPDRGAKLAPVVVRYGVDQVVTTTTTTTVVTQKPDDDDLLEDSCEDYSYDEDEEDDVEEEDDEEEIYSSTISPASSGCSQQQAVNGERTPGLQQPQQQIQLPVSDFLINMQAPNKILDDTAAFSCMSPAVENGLRMCPLPALAWANAADVWRLMCHRDEQDSRLRSISMLEQHPGLQPRMRAILLDWLIEVCEVYKLHRETFYLAVDYLDRYLHVAHKVQKTHLQLIGITCLFVAAKVEEIYPPKIGEFAYVTDGACTERDILNHEKILLQALDWDISPITITGWLGVYMQLNVNNRTPASFSQIGRQKAAEADDAFIYPQFSGFEFVQTSQLLDLCTLDVGMANYSYSVLAAAAISHTFSREAALRCSGLDWQVIQPCARWMEPFFRVISQKAAFLQLNEQNEQVSNKFGLGHICPNIVTDDSHIIQTHTTTMDMYDEVLMAQDAAHAMRARIQASPATALRAPESLLTPPASSHKPDEYLGDEGDETAARSGISSTTTCSATASSNGVMSSSNNPATSCSSSRSNR from the exons ATGGGTTTAAATGCCAAGAG TGTTTGTTCTACCAGCAGCACTGAGCCAAATGGCAGCATAGTCACAACCGCCCCCAGCAACGGAGAAGCCAGCAGCAGCATTGTCGTCGTCGTCAGCAGCAGTAGTAATATCAGCAGCAGCATTAGCCCAAACCCAAATCCAAATCAAAGCCCATCTTCGTCGGCAACTCAGCTAGAAGAAGAGCTACCGGGTACCTCAGCAGCCTCCAAATCAGTCGAGATGTGCTCTTGTGATAACCAGAACCTTGCAACATCCACAGCCGCAACTTCCAATGGCAATAAACGTAAACGGCGTTTAAGCAGCGACTCAAACGAAGATGCTAAG gACCCCGAACTCGGTTTTGAGCCTCCATCGGCCAAGCGCCAGCAGCGATTGCCCGCTCTGTACGGTAGCGACCAGGGAAACCTCTCGTCGGTGGCCTCCTCGGTGTACACGTCACCAATTGTCTCGGTCGATGGCCAAAGCACCCAGGAGCTGCTCAGCATACGCAGCTCTCCGGCCGAGGAGCTGCCGGAGGCGCCACACAGTCCGCTGCCGGACAGCCCGGACAGTCCGCCGAGTCCCGATCGCGGTGCTAAGCTGGCACCCGTGGTGGTACGGTATGGTGTAGACCAGGTGGtgaccaccaccaccacaaccaCCGTGGTTACGCAAAAGCCGGATGACGATGACCTTTTGGAGGACAGCTGCGAGGACTACTCGTACGACGAGGATGAGGAGGATGATGTCGAGGAAGAGGACGACGAGGAGGAGATCTACTCGTCCACCATTTCGCCAGCCTCCTCGGGTTGCAGCCAGCAGCAGGCGGTTAATGGAGAGCGAACTCCCGGCCTCCAACAGCCCCAGCAGCAGATCCAGCTTCCGGTCAGCGACTTTTTGATCAATATGCAGGCACCCAACAAGATTCTGGACGACACGGCGGCCTTTAGCTGCATGTCGCCGGCGGTGGAGAACGGCCTGCGCATGTGCCCACTTCCTGCTCTGGCATGGGCCAATGCCGCCGATGTGTGGCGCCTGATGTGCCATCGGGATGAGCAGGACTCGCGGCTGCGCAGCATCTCCATGCTGGAACAGCATCCCGGTCTGCAGCCACGCATGCGCGCCATCCTCTTGGACTGGTTGATCGAAGTCTGTGAGGTGTACAAGTTGCACCGCGAGACCTTTTACCTGGCCGTCGACTATCTGGATCGCTACTTGCATGTGGCGCACAAGGTGCAGAAGACCCACTTGCAGTTGATCGGCATCACCTGTTTGTTTGTGGCCGCCAAGGTGGAGGAGATCTATCCCCCGAAGATCGGGGAGTTCGCCTATGTGACGGATGGCGCCTGCACAGAGCGGGACATCCTCAACCACGAGAAGATTCTGCTGCAGGCACTCGACTGGGACATCAGTCCCATTACCATCACCGGCTGGCTGGGTGTCTATATGCAACTGAATGTGAACAATCGCACCCCGGCCTCGTTCTCCCAGATTGGCAGGCAAAAGGCCGCGGAGGCGGACGATGCCTTTATCTACCCGCAGTTCTCTGGATTCGAGTTTGTCCAGACCTCACAGCTGCTGGATCTGTGCACCCTGGACGTGGGCATGGCCAACTACTCCTACTCGGTGCTGGCAGCGGCCGCCATCAGTCATACTTTTAGTCG TGAGGCGGCTTTGCGTTGCTCTGGCCTAGACTGGCAGGTGATTCAACCCTGCGCCCGCTGGATGGAGCCCTTCTTCCGGGTGATCTCCCAGAAGGCCGCCTTCCTGCAGCTAAACGAGCAGAACGAGCAGGTCAGCAACAAGTTCGGCCTGGGCCACATCTGCCCCAACATTGTCACCGACGACTCGCACATCATCCAAACGCACACCACCACCATGGATATGTAT GACGAAGTGCTGATGGCCCAGGATGCGGCGCATGCGATGCGCGCTAGGATTCAGGCTTCCCCGGCCACCGCGCTGCGCGCCCCCGAGAGTCTACTGACGCCACCCGCCTCTAGTCACAAGCCGGACGAGTATCTGGGCGATGAGGGCGATGAGACGGCGGCAAGAAGTGGCATCTCCTCCACAACCACCTGCTCCGCCACTGCCAGCAGCAACGGCGTCatgagcagcagcaacaatccTGCGaccagctgcagcagcagcaggagcaatCGCTGA
- the CycE gene encoding G1/S-specific cyclin-E isoform X2 yields MKLEQKRKFIEMDPELGFEPPSAKRQQRLPALYGSDQGNLSSVASSVYTSPIVSVDGQSTQELLSIRSSPAEELPEAPHSPLPDSPDSPPSPDRGAKLAPVVVRYGVDQVVTTTTTTTVVTQKPDDDDLLEDSCEDYSYDEDEEDDVEEEDDEEEIYSSTISPASSGCSQQQAVNGERTPGLQQPQQQIQLPVSDFLINMQAPNKILDDTAAFSCMSPAVENGLRMCPLPALAWANAADVWRLMCHRDEQDSRLRSISMLEQHPGLQPRMRAILLDWLIEVCEVYKLHRETFYLAVDYLDRYLHVAHKVQKTHLQLIGITCLFVAAKVEEIYPPKIGEFAYVTDGACTERDILNHEKILLQALDWDISPITITGWLGVYMQLNVNNRTPASFSQIGRQKAAEADDAFIYPQFSGFEFVQTSQLLDLCTLDVGMANYSYSVLAAAAISHTFSREAALRCSGLDWQVIQPCARWMEPFFRVISQKAAFLQLNEQNEQVSNKFGLGHICPNIVTDDSHIIQTHTTTMDMYDEVLMAQDAAHAMRARIQASPATALRAPESLLTPPASSHKPDEYLGDEGDETAARSGISSTTTCSATASSNGVMSSSNNPATSCSSSRSNR; encoded by the exons ATGAAGTTGGAACAGAAGCGCAAATTCATTGAAATG gACCCCGAACTCGGTTTTGAGCCTCCATCGGCCAAGCGCCAGCAGCGATTGCCCGCTCTGTACGGTAGCGACCAGGGAAACCTCTCGTCGGTGGCCTCCTCGGTGTACACGTCACCAATTGTCTCGGTCGATGGCCAAAGCACCCAGGAGCTGCTCAGCATACGCAGCTCTCCGGCCGAGGAGCTGCCGGAGGCGCCACACAGTCCGCTGCCGGACAGCCCGGACAGTCCGCCGAGTCCCGATCGCGGTGCTAAGCTGGCACCCGTGGTGGTACGGTATGGTGTAGACCAGGTGGtgaccaccaccaccacaaccaCCGTGGTTACGCAAAAGCCGGATGACGATGACCTTTTGGAGGACAGCTGCGAGGACTACTCGTACGACGAGGATGAGGAGGATGATGTCGAGGAAGAGGACGACGAGGAGGAGATCTACTCGTCCACCATTTCGCCAGCCTCCTCGGGTTGCAGCCAGCAGCAGGCGGTTAATGGAGAGCGAACTCCCGGCCTCCAACAGCCCCAGCAGCAGATCCAGCTTCCGGTCAGCGACTTTTTGATCAATATGCAGGCACCCAACAAGATTCTGGACGACACGGCGGCCTTTAGCTGCATGTCGCCGGCGGTGGAGAACGGCCTGCGCATGTGCCCACTTCCTGCTCTGGCATGGGCCAATGCCGCCGATGTGTGGCGCCTGATGTGCCATCGGGATGAGCAGGACTCGCGGCTGCGCAGCATCTCCATGCTGGAACAGCATCCCGGTCTGCAGCCACGCATGCGCGCCATCCTCTTGGACTGGTTGATCGAAGTCTGTGAGGTGTACAAGTTGCACCGCGAGACCTTTTACCTGGCCGTCGACTATCTGGATCGCTACTTGCATGTGGCGCACAAGGTGCAGAAGACCCACTTGCAGTTGATCGGCATCACCTGTTTGTTTGTGGCCGCCAAGGTGGAGGAGATCTATCCCCCGAAGATCGGGGAGTTCGCCTATGTGACGGATGGCGCCTGCACAGAGCGGGACATCCTCAACCACGAGAAGATTCTGCTGCAGGCACTCGACTGGGACATCAGTCCCATTACCATCACCGGCTGGCTGGGTGTCTATATGCAACTGAATGTGAACAATCGCACCCCGGCCTCGTTCTCCCAGATTGGCAGGCAAAAGGCCGCGGAGGCGGACGATGCCTTTATCTACCCGCAGTTCTCTGGATTCGAGTTTGTCCAGACCTCACAGCTGCTGGATCTGTGCACCCTGGACGTGGGCATGGCCAACTACTCCTACTCGGTGCTGGCAGCGGCCGCCATCAGTCATACTTTTAGTCG TGAGGCGGCTTTGCGTTGCTCTGGCCTAGACTGGCAGGTGATTCAACCCTGCGCCCGCTGGATGGAGCCCTTCTTCCGGGTGATCTCCCAGAAGGCCGCCTTCCTGCAGCTAAACGAGCAGAACGAGCAGGTCAGCAACAAGTTCGGCCTGGGCCACATCTGCCCCAACATTGTCACCGACGACTCGCACATCATCCAAACGCACACCACCACCATGGATATGTAT GACGAAGTGCTGATGGCCCAGGATGCGGCGCATGCGATGCGCGCTAGGATTCAGGCTTCCCCGGCCACCGCGCTGCGCGCCCCCGAGAGTCTACTGACGCCACCCGCCTCTAGTCACAAGCCGGACGAGTATCTGGGCGATGAGGGCGATGAGACGGCGGCAAGAAGTGGCATCTCCTCCACAACCACCTGCTCCGCCACTGCCAGCAGCAACGGCGTCatgagcagcagcaacaatccTGCGaccagctgcagcagcagcaggagcaatCGCTGA